A region from the Agrobacterium cucumeris genome encodes:
- a CDS encoding J domain-containing protein: MMFDFACLQISSLWERLLGAIGDAAGGALGRVVEAIRTLFEGDPETRRKVSFSVAIIALSAKMAKADGVVNDAEVRAFRQIFDFPEEEARNVARLYNLARQDVAGYEAYAERLAGLCGSGHDNCEMLESVIDGLFHIAKADGLIHERELAFLGRIAEIFHITEDHFETIMARHVHMDGRDPYRVLGVSPSDDFLDIRKRYRSLVAEHHPDKLIARGVPMELHAAANERMAALNAAYAAIEKERRVA, translated from the coding sequence ATGATGTTCGATTTTGCCTGTCTGCAAATTTCATCCCTGTGGGAGCGGCTGCTCGGCGCAATCGGCGACGCGGCAGGTGGTGCGCTTGGGCGCGTGGTTGAAGCCATCCGCACCCTCTTTGAGGGAGACCCGGAGACGCGGCGCAAGGTTTCCTTTTCCGTAGCGATTATCGCACTCTCCGCCAAGATGGCGAAGGCTGATGGCGTCGTCAACGACGCCGAGGTGCGTGCCTTCCGGCAAATCTTCGATTTTCCCGAAGAAGAAGCGCGAAACGTTGCCCGTCTTTACAATCTCGCCCGTCAGGACGTTGCCGGTTACGAAGCCTATGCCGAGCGGCTGGCCGGTCTCTGCGGTTCCGGGCACGACAATTGCGAGATGCTGGAAAGCGTCATCGACGGACTGTTCCATATCGCCAAGGCCGATGGGCTGATCCACGAGCGGGAACTGGCCTTCCTTGGCCGTATCGCCGAGATATTCCATATCACCGAAGACCACTTCGAAACGATCATGGCGCGGCATGTCCATATGGACGGACGCGATCCTTATCGCGTGCTTGGCGTTTCGCCCTCGGACGACTTCCTGGATATTCGCAAGCGTTACCGTTCGCTGGTTGCCGAACACCATCCCGACAAGCTGATTGCGCGCGGCGTGCCGATGGAATTGCATGCTGCCGC
- a CDS encoding pyrophosphate--fructose-6-phosphate 1-phosphotransferase, with the protein MAKQKVAMLTAGGLAPCLSSAVGGLIERYNDIAPEIDIVAYRSGYQGVLLGDRIEITRDMREKAPLLHRYGGSPIGNSRVKLTNAADCAKRGLVKEGDNPLRVAAERLAADGITILHTIGGDDTNTTAADLAAYLGANGYDLTVVGLPKTVDNDVVPIKQSLGAWTAAEVGASFFDNVSNEQSAAPKTFVIHEVMGRHCGWLTAATARAYIQKTSGNEYVEGLMMNTQMKNIDGIYLPEMAFDIEAEAERLKAIMDRHGYVTLFVSEGAGLDSIVAEREASGEAVKRDAFGHVKIDTINVGGWFQKQFAGLIGAERSMVQKSGYFARSAPANGDDLRLIQGMVDLAVESALNKVSGVTGHDEDQNGKLRTIEFPRIKGGKHFDLSAKWFTEVMEHVGQPFTAA; encoded by the coding sequence ATGGCCAAACAGAAAGTCGCAATGCTGACCGCGGGTGGCCTTGCGCCCTGTCTCTCTTCGGCCGTCGGCGGCCTGATCGAGCGCTATAACGACATTGCGCCTGAAATCGACATCGTGGCCTATCGCTCCGGTTATCAGGGCGTGCTTCTGGGCGATCGCATCGAGATCACCAGGGACATGCGTGAAAAGGCCCCTTTGCTGCACCGTTATGGCGGCTCGCCGATCGGCAACAGCCGCGTCAAGCTTACCAATGCTGCCGATTGCGCCAAGCGCGGCCTGGTCAAGGAAGGCGACAATCCGCTTCGCGTCGCCGCCGAACGGCTGGCCGCTGACGGCATCACCATTCTCCACACCATCGGCGGTGACGACACCAATACGACGGCCGCGGACCTCGCCGCCTATCTCGGCGCCAATGGTTACGACCTCACCGTCGTCGGCCTGCCGAAGACCGTGGACAATGACGTGGTGCCGATCAAGCAGTCTCTCGGCGCCTGGACCGCTGCCGAAGTTGGCGCGTCGTTCTTCGACAATGTCAGCAACGAACAGAGCGCTGCGCCGAAGACTTTCGTCATCCATGAAGTCATGGGCCGCCATTGCGGCTGGCTGACGGCGGCAACCGCCCGCGCCTATATCCAGAAGACCAGCGGCAATGAATATGTCGAAGGCCTGATGATGAACACGCAGATGAAGAACATCGACGGCATCTACCTGCCGGAAATGGCCTTCGACATAGAAGCGGAAGCCGAACGCCTGAAGGCGATCATGGACAGACACGGCTACGTTACGCTGTTTGTTTCCGAAGGTGCCGGCCTGGATTCCATCGTTGCCGAACGGGAAGCCTCGGGCGAAGCCGTCAAGCGCGACGCCTTCGGCCATGTGAAGATCGACACCATCAATGTCGGCGGCTGGTTCCAGAAGCAGTTCGCCGGCCTCATCGGCGCAGAACGCTCCATGGTGCAGAAGTCAGGCTATTTCGCCCGCTCCGCGCCGGCCAATGGCGATGATCTGCGCCTCATCCAGGGCATGGTCGATCTCGCCGTCGAAAGCGCGCTCAACAAGGTCTCCGGCGTCACCGGCCATGACGAAGACCAGAACGGCAAATTGCGGACCATCGAGTTTCCGCGTATCAAGGGTGGAAAGCATTTCGACCTTTCTGCAAAATGGTTTACCGAAGTGATGGAACACGTCGGTCAACCGTTCACAGCGGCCTAA
- a CDS encoding LysE family translocator: MSGQAWLIFCAACAVVFALPSPLVFSVASYAAIRGKKTIFASVSGGALGIVTAMTISAIPVAGLAYLPQSFLGIVQWAGIGWLMLFLLWTFATPAAQAANADNDNLPGKSWSGIFRDCYAIAALRPRYFTFFLALLPQFISTSGNAVETLAVAQAAILLLALAVLTAQALFAGSTLALVRRMSGEKKIRPKYRTHFISGRAVSAGYRRIAA; encoded by the coding sequence ATGTCTGGACAGGCCTGGCTGATTTTTTGTGCAGCATGTGCCGTTGTGTTCGCACTTCCCTCCCCACTTGTATTCTCTGTCGCCTCCTATGCCGCCATCCGCGGCAAAAAAACCATCTTCGCCTCCGTCAGCGGCGGGGCGCTCGGCATCGTCACGGCCATGACGATTTCGGCCATTCCGGTGGCCGGTCTGGCTTATCTGCCGCAATCCTTCTTAGGCATAGTACAATGGGCCGGCATCGGCTGGCTGATGCTGTTCCTGTTGTGGACTTTTGCGACACCCGCCGCCCAGGCGGCCAATGCCGATAACGACAATCTGCCGGGCAAATCATGGAGTGGCATTTTCCGCGATTGTTACGCCATTGCCGCGTTGCGCCCGCGTTACTTCACATTCTTTCTGGCGCTGTTGCCGCAATTCATTTCCACCTCCGGTAACGCCGTGGAAACACTGGCGGTGGCGCAGGCCGCAATCCTGCTTCTGGCACTTGCCGTTCTCACCGCACAGGCGCTGTTTGCCGGCTCCACACTGGCGCTGGTGCGCCGCATGTCGGGCGAGAAAAAAATCCGGCCAAAGTACCGCACGCACTTCATTTCCGGCCGCGCCGTCAGCGCCGGTTACAGGCGCATTGCAGCCTGA
- a CDS encoding transglycosylase SLT domain-containing protein, which produces MRNSGKFRGRSALLLSSTVGLALALSGCTSVEYTAKEGPNGPKIATVNPATAPAQASTQTAAAETVPGATAATPATQTADAATSSQPAALPTAVAVKGGRVALPPASEIAAAAAISAQMQPQQNEVAQAAVMTSAPTTVAALAPTGVTPAAAAIETAGAAAQPTIHNAAADLPQVVAVKGSFPPAPPPPGTPSIGTELTAERKVIPLPKPDSTVLAYASGPTNAALAAIRQNEAMTTPLKAAPAGREKLSGLISKYAVMYNVPEDLVHRVVQRESMYNPGAYNSGNFGLMQIRHATARSMGFDGPASGLFDAETNLKYAVKYLSGAWVVADNNRDNAVRLYARGYYYDAKRKGMLHVLRK; this is translated from the coding sequence ATGCGAAATTCGGGCAAATTCCGCGGAAGAAGTGCACTTCTTCTGTCTTCCACCGTGGGTCTGGCATTGGCATTAAGCGGCTGTACCAGCGTCGAATATACCGCGAAGGAAGGTCCGAACGGCCCGAAAATCGCAACAGTCAACCCCGCGACCGCACCCGCCCAGGCATCGACGCAGACGGCGGCAGCCGAAACGGTACCCGGCGCAACAGCCGCCACACCGGCGACCCAGACCGCTGATGCGGCAACCTCTTCCCAGCCTGCAGCACTTCCCACCGCAGTCGCCGTCAAGGGCGGACGCGTGGCCCTGCCGCCGGCCTCTGAAATCGCAGCGGCCGCCGCCATTAGCGCGCAGATGCAGCCGCAGCAGAATGAAGTGGCTCAAGCCGCGGTGATGACATCCGCGCCGACCACGGTCGCGGCTCTCGCACCGACAGGCGTCACTCCGGCAGCAGCCGCGATTGAAACCGCTGGTGCAGCGGCACAGCCGACCATCCACAACGCCGCAGCCGATCTGCCGCAGGTCGTTGCCGTGAAGGGCAGCTTCCCGCCCGCGCCGCCGCCGCCCGGTACGCCCTCCATCGGCACGGAACTGACGGCGGAGCGGAAAGTCATTCCGCTGCCGAAGCCCGACAGCACGGTTCTCGCCTACGCCTCCGGCCCCACAAACGCTGCCCTTGCCGCCATCCGGCAGAACGAAGCGATGACCACGCCGCTCAAAGCGGCACCGGCCGGGCGCGAAAAGCTGAGCGGGCTGATTTCCAAATATGCCGTCATGTATAATGTGCCGGAAGATCTGGTTCACCGCGTGGTGCAGCGTGAAAGCATGTATAATCCCGGCGCCTATAACAGCGGCAACTTCGGCCTGATGCAGATCAGGCACGCCACGGCCCGCTCCATGGGCTTTGATGGCCCTGCCTCCGGTCTGTTCGATGCCGAAACCAACCTAAAATACGCCGTCAAATATCTGAGCGGCGCATGGGTGGTGGCCGATAACAACCGCGACAACGCGGTCCGTCTTTATGCCCGCGGTTATTATTACGATGCCAAGCGCAAGGGCATGCTGCACGTTCTGCGGAAATAA
- a CDS encoding DUF3419 family protein, producing MTSAAPKTGFSKNTKLKSALLQHKALSKSGLSERFFGVLFSGLVYPQIWEDPEIDMEAMELGEGHRVVTIGSGGCNMLAYLSRNPASIDVVDLNPHHIALNKLKLAAFRHLPAHQDVVRHFGRANTRSNSHGYDRFIADHLDDTTKAYWSKRTLSGRRRISVFDRNIYRTGLLGRFIGAGHLMARLHGVKLTEMAKTRTLDEQRQFFDSKVAPLFDKPVVRWLTKRKSSLFGLGIPPRQYDELASLSSNGTVAAVLKERLEKLACNFPLSDNYFAWQAFARRYPEPHEGALPAYLKPEYYETIRNNTARVAVHHATYTELLSKKPASGVDRYILLDAQDWMTDGQLNELWSQISRTAAPGARVIFRTAAEKSVIEGRLSTDIRNQWVYLEERSQELNAMDRSAIYGGFHIYQRAMA from the coding sequence ATGACGAGTGCGGCACCCAAGACCGGCTTCAGCAAAAACACGAAACTGAAGTCTGCATTGCTCCAGCACAAGGCACTCTCGAAAAGCGGCCTTTCCGAACGATTCTTCGGAGTTCTTTTTTCCGGTCTCGTTTATCCGCAAATCTGGGAAGACCCGGAAATCGACATGGAAGCGATGGAGCTTGGCGAAGGCCACCGTGTCGTCACCATCGGTTCGGGCGGCTGCAACATGCTGGCCTATCTCTCCCGCAACCCTGCCAGCATCGATGTCGTGGATTTGAACCCGCATCATATTGCCCTCAACAAACTGAAGCTCGCCGCCTTCCGCCACCTGCCTGCCCATCAGGACGTCGTGCGTCACTTCGGCCGCGCCAATACGCGCAGCAACAGCCATGGCTACGATCGCTTCATCGCCGACCATCTCGATGATACGACCAAGGCCTACTGGTCGAAGCGCACCCTCTCCGGCCGCCGCCGGATTTCGGTGTTCGACCGGAACATCTATCGCACCGGCCTGCTCGGCCGTTTCATCGGCGCCGGCCATCTGATGGCGCGCCTGCACGGCGTAAAACTCACCGAAATGGCCAAGACCCGCACGCTGGACGAACAACGCCAGTTTTTCGACAGCAAGGTCGCCCCCCTGTTCGACAAGCCGGTGGTGCGCTGGCTGACGAAGCGCAAAAGCTCGCTGTTCGGCCTCGGTATTCCGCCCCGTCAATATGACGAACTGGCGAGCCTTTCCTCTAACGGCACGGTTGCCGCCGTGCTCAAGGAAAGACTGGAGAAGCTTGCCTGCAACTTCCCGCTCAGTGACAATTATTTCGCCTGGCAGGCCTTTGCGCGCCGTTATCCCGAGCCGCATGAGGGCGCCCTGCCCGCCTATCTGAAGCCGGAATATTACGAGACGATCCGCAACAATACCGCGCGCGTCGCCGTGCACCACGCCACCTATACCGAGCTTCTTTCCAAAAAGCCGGCAAGCGGTGTCGATCGATACATTCTCCTCGACGCGCAGGATTGGATGACAGACGGGCAGCTCAACGAATTGTGGTCACAGATCAGTCGCACCGCCGCTCCCGGCGCACGCGTCATCTTCCGCACCGCTGCCGAAAAGAGCGTTATCGAAGGCCGGCTCTCCACCGACATCCGCAACCAGTGGGTCTATCTCGAAGAGCGGTCGCAAGAGCTGAACGCCATGGATCGATCGGCCATTTACGGCGGTTTCCATATCTACCAGAGGGCTATGGCATGA
- a CDS encoding class I SAM-dependent methyltransferase, with product MKTIGENVGLADSAHAGLMDRMYRHQRHIYDMTRKYYLLGRDRTISSLDVPNGGTLLEVGCGTGRNLLLASRKFPQAKLFGLDISSEMLLTASENFAGEAERPILRVADATAFRAAEFGQPDGFDRVMIPYALSMIPEWEKAIEQALMALKPGGSLHIVDFGQQEQLPKWFRSLLQAWLTRFHVTPRANLRYIMANMAGRFDGNLEFEEIARGYAWRAVITLPVAEVQPKISRMLADA from the coding sequence ATGAAAACCATCGGCGAGAATGTGGGCCTTGCAGACAGCGCGCATGCGGGCCTGATGGACCGCATGTATCGCCACCAGCGGCATATCTACGATATGACACGCAAATATTATCTCCTGGGCCGCGACAGGACCATTTCCAGTCTCGATGTGCCCAATGGCGGCACGCTGCTCGAAGTCGGCTGTGGCACCGGCCGTAATCTGCTTTTGGCCAGCCGGAAATTTCCGCAGGCAAAACTCTTCGGCCTCGATATTTCGTCCGAAATGCTGCTGACCGCATCGGAAAACTTTGCCGGCGAGGCCGAGCGTCCCATTCTGCGTGTAGCCGATGCCACCGCCTTCCGCGCCGCTGAATTCGGCCAGCCGGACGGTTTCGATCGCGTCATGATCCCCTATGCACTCTCCATGATACCGGAGTGGGAAAAGGCGATCGAACAGGCGCTCATGGCGCTCAAACCCGGCGGCTCCCTGCATATTGTCGATTTTGGCCAGCAGGAACAATTGCCGAAGTGGTTCCGCAGCCTCCTGCAGGCGTGGCTCACCCGTTTCCACGTCACGCCGCGCGCCAATCTTCGTTATATCATGGCCAATATGGCTGGCCGCTTTGACGGTAATCTTGAATTCGAAGAGATCGCCCGCGGTTACGCATGGCGGGCCGTCATCACGCTTCCGGTCGCCGAAGTGCAGCCGAAAATCAGCCGGATGCTGGCGGACGCCTGA
- a CDS encoding glycoside hydrolase family 25 protein gives MRLRLSALLSALLLIGGCTSTSYDLLETASVSKPKFADTDPQDFGMNNPHRHEVHGIDVSKWNGDVDWQTVRKSGVSFVFIKATEGSDRIDPKFGDHWRSAAAADILHAPYHFYYFCSTADAQADWFIRNVPKEAVTLPPVLDVEWNPASPTCKTRPAPGIVRAEMQRFLDRLEAHYGKRPIIYTSVDFHRDNLVGQFKNYHFWVRSVAAHPAKIYEERQWAFWQYTATGVVPGVNGPTDINVFAGSEKNWRKWVASAK, from the coding sequence ATGCGGCTGCGTTTATCGGCACTATTGTCGGCTTTGCTATTGATCGGCGGCTGCACGTCCACGAGCTACGACCTGCTTGAAACCGCGTCCGTTTCCAAGCCGAAATTCGCCGATACCGACCCGCAGGATTTCGGCATGAACAACCCGCATCGCCACGAGGTGCACGGTATCGACGTGTCCAAATGGAATGGCGATGTCGACTGGCAGACCGTCCGCAAGTCAGGCGTTTCCTTCGTCTTCATCAAGGCGACGGAAGGATCGGACCGCATCGATCCGAAATTCGGCGACCATTGGCGCAGCGCCGCAGCGGCGGATATCCTCCACGCGCCCTATCACTTCTATTATTTCTGCTCGACGGCCGATGCCCAGGCCGACTGGTTCATTCGCAACGTGCCGAAGGAAGCCGTCACCCTGCCGCCGGTTCTCGACGTCGAATGGAACCCCGCCTCCCCCACCTGCAAGACAAGACCTGCGCCGGGCATCGTGCGTGCCGAGATGCAGCGTTTCCTTGATCGCCTGGAGGCGCATTATGGCAAACGCCCGATCATCTACACGTCGGTCGATTTCCACCGCGACAATCTCGTCGGCCAGTTCAAGAATTACCATTTCTGGGTGCGCTCCGTCGCAGCCCATCCGGCCAAGATCTACGAAGAACGCCAATGGGCCTTCTGGCAATATACGGCAACCGGCGTTGTGCCCGGCGTAAACGGCCCGACCGACATCAATGTTTTTGCCGGCAGCGAGAAAAACTGGCGGAAATGGGTCGCTTCCGCCAAATAA
- a CDS encoding lytic murein transglycosylase, translating to MSTFRSRSIIFAAALSLLSTGSALATPPVASPDDPKQVACGGDLGAFLEGVKADALAKGIPADAIQKALAGAQIDPKVLSRDRAQGVFRQTFLEFSQRTVSQARLDIGRRKLQELSSTFARAESEYGVPAGVIAAFWAMETDFGAVQGDFNTRNALVTLSHDCRRPELFRPQLLALIEMVQHGDLDPAANTGAWAGEIGQVQMLPKDIIAFGVDGDGNGHINVKDSAPDAILTAAKFIQHLGFKKGEPWIQEVSLPENLPWEKSGLGGPLTAGEWFALGVTPRDGNKNFASLPAALIMPQGRKGPTFITYPNFNIYLEWNQSFIYTTSAAYFATRLMGSPVYNKGNPEPGFDDATMKQLQTKLEARGHNVGKVDGILGSGTRVAIQKEQQRLGMPADGWPSAALLQAL from the coding sequence ATGTCTACCTTCCGGTCGCGCAGCATCATTTTTGCCGCCGCTTTGTCGCTCCTTTCCACTGGCTCCGCCCTTGCCACGCCGCCCGTTGCCTCGCCTGACGATCCCAAGCAGGTCGCCTGCGGCGGTGATCTCGGGGCATTTCTCGAGGGCGTGAAAGCCGATGCGCTGGCCAAGGGCATTCCGGCCGACGCGATCCAGAAGGCGCTTGCCGGCGCCCAGATCGATCCGAAAGTGCTTTCGCGTGACCGGGCACAGGGCGTCTTCCGCCAGACCTTCCTGGAATTCTCCCAGCGCACCGTCAGCCAGGCCCGTCTGGATATAGGCCGCAGGAAGCTGCAGGAGCTCTCCTCCACCTTCGCCCGCGCCGAAAGTGAATATGGCGTACCGGCTGGCGTCATCGCCGCCTTCTGGGCCATGGAAACTGATTTCGGCGCCGTTCAGGGTGACTTCAACACCCGCAACGCGCTGGTGACCCTCTCGCATGATTGCCGCCGCCCGGAACTTTTCCGTCCGCAGCTGCTGGCGCTCATTGAAATGGTTCAGCATGGCGATCTCGACCCTGCCGCCAACACTGGCGCATGGGCCGGTGAAATCGGCCAGGTGCAGATGCTGCCCAAGGACATCATTGCTTTCGGCGTTGATGGTGATGGCAACGGCCACATCAACGTCAAGGATAGCGCCCCGGATGCCATCCTGACGGCTGCGAAATTCATCCAGCATCTCGGCTTCAAGAAGGGCGAGCCGTGGATTCAGGAAGTCTCCCTGCCGGAAAACCTGCCATGGGAAAAATCCGGCCTCGGCGGTCCGCTCACCGCCGGTGAATGGTTCGCTCTTGGCGTGACGCCGCGTGACGGCAACAAAAACTTCGCCTCCCTGCCCGCAGCTCTCATCATGCCGCAGGGCCGCAAGGGGCCGACCTTCATCACCTATCCGAATTTCAACATCTATCTGGAATGGAACCAGTCGTTCATCTACACGACGTCGGCGGCCTATTTCGCCACCCGCCTGATGGGTTCTCCCGTCTACAACAAGGGCAATCCCGAGCCGGGCTTCGATGACGCGACCATGAAGCAACTTCAGACCAAGCTTGAGGCGCGCGGGCACAATGTCGGCAAGGTCGATGGCATCCTGGGTTCCGGCACCCGTGTCGCCATCCAGAAGGAACAGCAGCGCCTCGGCATGCCCGCGGATGGCTGGCCGTCAGCTGCACTTCTGCAGGCGCTTTAA
- the metF gene encoding methylenetetrahydrofolate reductase [NAD(P)H] — MLRSETARRDGDIRLSFEFFPPKNAEMETHLWETVAELKKWNPDFVSVTYGAGGSTKAPTLDAVRRMIGDSHLPTAAHLTCVDASRDDVHQVVEEFRNAGVRHFVALRGDPSTGIGTAYKPHPEGYENAAALVKGLREIGDFEISVSAYPEKHPESASEAVDIDMLKRKADNGATRALTQFFFDNDVFERYMERVTAAGITIPVVPGIMPIQNLTQLKRFAGRCGTSVPGFLDERFEGYDEDLEGRARVAAEVAAEQIADLQRRGVNEFHLYTMNRAPLVEAVLENLGLERLRRSAA, encoded by the coding sequence ATGTTGAGGTCGGAAACCGCGCGCCGTGATGGCGATATCCGGTTATCTTTCGAGTTTTTCCCGCCCAAGAATGCCGAGATGGAGACCCATCTCTGGGAAACGGTTGCCGAGCTGAAAAAATGGAACCCGGATTTCGTCTCCGTCACCTATGGCGCGGGCGGTTCCACCAAGGCGCCGACGCTGGATGCGGTGCGCCGGATGATTGGTGACAGCCATCTGCCGACAGCTGCGCATCTGACCTGCGTGGATGCCAGCCGTGACGATGTGCATCAGGTTGTCGAAGAGTTTCGCAATGCCGGCGTTCGCCATTTCGTGGCGCTGCGCGGCGATCCCTCCACCGGCATCGGCACGGCGTACAAGCCGCATCCGGAGGGTTATGAAAACGCCGCCGCACTGGTGAAGGGCCTGCGCGAGATCGGCGATTTCGAGATTTCCGTATCGGCCTATCCGGAGAAGCATCCTGAGAGCGCGAGCGAGGCGGTTGATATCGACATGCTGAAGCGCAAGGCGGATAATGGCGCAACCCGCGCGCTGACACAGTTCTTCTTCGATAATGACGTGTTCGAGCGTTATATGGAGCGGGTGACGGCGGCAGGCATCACCATTCCGGTGGTTCCGGGCATCATGCCGATCCAGAACCTTACCCAGCTCAAGCGTTTTGCCGGTCGTTGCGGCACCAGCGTTCCCGGTTTTCTGGATGAGCGTTTCGAAGGTTACGATGAAGACCTTGAAGGGCGCGCCCGCGTGGCTGCCGAAGTTGCCGCCGAGCAGATCGCCGATCTGCAGCGGCGCGGCGTGAACGAATTCCATCTCTACACCATGAACCGCGCGCCGCTGGTTGAAGCAGTGCTGGAAAATCTCGGGCTGGAACGTCTGCGCCGCAGCGCCGCCTGA
- a CDS encoding ArsR/SmtB family transcription factor, protein MAFGLDKLVDLLKAAGEPTRFRLLALLAAGDLTVTDLTEILGQSQPRISRHLKLLTEEGLIERYQEGAWAYFRLRQDGEPAVVVRQLLGAASPSDAVLQRDNERLSTVKRVRAERAQDYFSRNASAWDELRRLHVSDEAVEGALLKLVGTTPVDSLLDLGTGTGRILQLLSGIYRRAIGVDASRDMLSVARANLDKAGVVNASVRHGDILNLPLEGQDFDLIVIHQVLHFLDQPEIALSEAARMLRPGGRLIVIDLAPHSFEYLRDEHAHVRLGFSHPLMEEWLKKAGLAPDRAVDLHSERASEESLDVTIWVARDQRLLMADDVVQEAVLLGSRRA, encoded by the coding sequence GTGGCGTTCGGTTTAGACAAATTGGTGGATCTTTTGAAGGCGGCGGGTGAACCGACGCGCTTTCGGTTGCTGGCGCTTTTGGCTGCCGGCGACCTGACGGTCACCGATCTTACCGAAATCCTTGGTCAGTCGCAGCCGCGCATCTCCCGTCATCTGAAGCTTTTGACGGAAGAGGGGTTGATCGAGCGTTATCAGGAAGGTGCCTGGGCCTATTTCCGTCTGCGGCAGGATGGTGAGCCCGCCGTTGTGGTCAGGCAGCTGCTTGGCGCTGCATCGCCCTCCGATGCCGTCCTCCAGCGTGACAACGAACGGCTTTCTACCGTCAAGCGGGTGCGGGCGGAGCGGGCGCAGGATTATTTCAGCCGCAACGCGTCCGCCTGGGACGAGTTGCGCCGGCTGCATGTGAGCGATGAAGCCGTGGAAGGCGCGTTGCTGAAGCTGGTCGGCACCACGCCCGTCGATTCGCTTCTCGATCTCGGCACGGGGACGGGCCGCATTCTCCAACTTCTGAGCGGCATCTATCGCCGGGCGATCGGCGTCGATGCCAGCCGTGACATGCTGTCTGTGGCGCGCGCCAATCTCGACAAGGCGGGTGTGGTCAATGCGTCCGTCCGCCATGGTGATATTCTCAACCTGCCGCTGGAAGGACAGGATTTCGATCTGATCGTCATCCATCAAGTGCTGCATTTTCTTGACCAGCCGGAGATCGCGCTTTCCGAAGCCGCGCGTATGCTGCGTCCCGGCGGGCGACTGATCGTCATCGATCTTGCGCCGCATTCCTTTGAATATCTGCGTGACGAGCATGCGCATGTGCGGCTCGGCTTTTCGCATCCGTTGATGGAAGAATGGCTGAAAAAGGCCGGGCTTGCGCCTGACCGCGCCGTCGATCTTCATTCTGAAAGGGCGTCCGAGGAGTCTCTGGACGTGACGATATGGGTTGCCCGCGACCAGCGGCTGCTGATGGCAGACGATGTGGTGCAAGAGGCGGTATTACTTGGCTCCCGGAGGGCATGA